The following coding sequences lie in one Arachis stenosperma cultivar V10309 chromosome 5, arast.V10309.gnm1.PFL2, whole genome shotgun sequence genomic window:
- the LOC130982142 gene encoding serine/threonine-protein kinase STN7, chloroplastic has protein sequence MATVATSGIGAGLTKLQANKAKHNKSLFLGHGFRIKPSSLPCSSRKQPPFQVFALGGGGGSEWVLDSIHNLFVGVGVGLPCTVMECGDIIYRSTLPKSNGLTLTVPGAVLALSALSYLWATPGVAPGFFDMFVLAFVERLFRPTYRKDDFVVGKKLGEGSFGVVYRATPSKPSSMEGDLVLKKATEYGAVEIWMNERVRRACASSCADFLYGFLESSSKKAPEYWLIWRFEGDATLADLLQSREFPYNVETLILGEVQDLPKGVERENRIIQTIMRQLLFALDGLHSTGIVHRDIKPQNIIFSEGSRTFKIIDLGAAADLRVGINYIPKEFLLDPRYAAPEQYIMSTQTPSAPSAPVATALSPVLWQLNLPDRFDIYSAGLIFLQMAFPGLRTDNGLIQFNRQLKRCDYDLVTWRKSVEPRCGPELRRGFDLLDLDGGIGWELLTSMVRYKARQRLSAKAALTHPFFDREGLLALSFMQNLRLQLLRATQQDYGEAAKWVTELMAKSGTEKDGGFTEAQLLELKEIEPKKKKKANAQRNALASALKLQRKIIKTLNESMDELSRRRKSIWWSRWIPREE, from the exons ATGGCCACTGTAGCAACAAGTGGAATAGGAGCAGGGTTAACAAAGCTCCAAGCAAACAAAGCAAAGCACAACAAATCCCTCTTTCTGGGCCATGGATTCAGAATCAAACCTTCTTCTCTACCATGCAGCAGTAGAAAGCAGCCTCCTTTTCAAGTGTTTGCAttaggtggtggtggtggaagtgAATGGGTTCTTGATTCCATTCACAACCTCTTTGTGGGTGTTGGGGTTGGTCTCCCTTGCACTGTGATGGAGTGTGGGGACATAATTTATAGGAGCACACTACCAAAGTCAAATGGGTTGACTCTTACAGTTCCTGGTGCGGTTCTTGCTTTGAGTGCTCTTTCTTATCTTTGGGCCACACCTGGGGTTGCACCTGGTTTCTTTGACATGTTTGTTCTTGCTTTTGTTGAGAGATTGTTCAGACCCACTTATAGAAAG GATGACTTTGTTGTGGGCAAGAAGTTAGGGGAGGGATCCTTTGGAGTAGTTTATAGAGCAACACCGTCCAAGCCCTCTTCAATg GAAGGTGACTTAGTCTTGAAGAAAGCTACTGAATATGGTGCCGTAGAAATTTGGATGAATGAGCGCGTACGGAGGGCGTGTGCAAGCAGCTGCGCAGATTTTCTATACGGGTTTCTTGAG AGCTCTTCAAAGAAAGCTCCTGAATACTGGCTTATATGGCGGTTTGAAGGGGATGCTACCCTAGCTGACTTGCTGCAGAGTAGAGAATTTCCATACAAT GTTGAAACATTAATTCTGGGTGAGGTTCAGGACTTGCCGAAGGGAGTTGAAAGAGAAAACAGAATTATTCAAACAATCATGAGGCAACTGTTGTTTGCATTAGACGGTCTTCACTCAACTGGCATTGTGCATAGGGATATTAAGCCACAGAACATTATTTTTTCTGAAG GGTCGCGAACATTCAAAATCATTGATCTTGGAGCTGCTGCAGATCTGCGAGTTGGCATTAACTATATTCCCAAGGAGTTTCTCTTGGATCCAAG ATATGCCGCACCAGAGCAATATATCATGAGCACACAAACTCCATCTGCACCCTCGGCTCCTGTAGCAACTGCACTCTCACCGGTTTTATGGCAG TTGAATTTGCCCGACAGATTTGATATCTATAGTGCTGGTCTGATCTTTCTTCAAATG GCATTCCCGGGTTTACGCACCGATAATGGCCTTATACAATTCAACCGTCAATTAAAGAGGTGCGACTATGACTTGGTTACTTGGAGAAAAAGCGTAGAGCCTCGATGTGGCCCTGAACTTAGGAGGGGCTTTGATTTGTTGGATTTAGATGGTGGAATAGGATGGGAACTTCTGACATCAATGGTTAGATACAAAGCAAGGCAAAGGCTGAGCGCAAAAGCCGCATTGACTCATCCTTTCTTCGATAGAGAAGGTTTGTTGGCACTGTCTTTCATGCAAAATCTGAGGCTGCAGCTCTTACGAGCGACTCAGCAGGATTACGGAGAAGCTGCCAAGTGGGTCACTGAGCTAATGGCAAAATCAGGAACTGAGAAGGATGGTGGATTCACTGAAGCTCAGCTCCTTGAACTAAAA
- the LOC130979681 gene encoding SUPPRESSOR OF GAMMA RESPONSE 1-like: MAGASWLVDKSRIATKIKSASGACDPNEVIWKTNPTRICPNCHHPIDNSDVTQEWPGLPKGVKFDPSDQEIIWHLLVKAGVGNLKPHPFIDEFITTLEVDDGICYTHPQHLPGVKQDGRASHFFHRAIKAYNTGTRKRRKVHGQDDVRWHKTGRTKLITLNGVPKGCKKIMVLYTNAVRGGKSEKTNWVMHQYHLGTEEDEKEGEYVISKVFYKEDQDIPEAAESKNATVAKVDPVTPKSTTPEPPRNERQDSDLGLDLDLGQEALAFTEMDCLDEIQADCEESAKANPPVLETQENEGMDNKETNAYEAQPWWDSDSQNLLDSQQLVEALTLCEDIFHSQSSNKDDENDKNQTGLSVYAHLGPEHLKKDIEECQKLAPAGPEHQKDIEDGQSLDIDLANIERDTPPEHRLSQLEFGSQDSYTYWGFQGVN; the protein is encoded by the exons ATGGCAGG AGCATCATGGTTGGTGGACAAAAGCAGAATTGCAACCAAAATCAAGAGTGCATCAGGAGCTTGTGATCCTAACGAAGTTATTTGGAAAACCAATCCTACCAGGATTTGCCCGAATTGTCATCATCCTATTGACAATAGTGAT GTAACTCAAGAGTGGCCTGGCTTACCAAAAGGGGTTAAATTTGATCCGTCAGATCAAGAGATAATCTGGCACTTGCTTGTAAAGGCTGGTGTAGGAAATTTAAAACCTCATCCTTTCATTGATGAGTTTATTACTACCCTTGAAGTGGATGATGGGATTTGTTATACTCATCCTCAACATTTACCTG GTGTCAAGCAAGACGGAAGGGCCTCACATTTCTTCCACAGAGCAATAAAGGCTTATAATACCGGCACTCGAAAGCGTCGAAAAGTACATGGTCAGGATGACGTTCGTTGGCACAAGACTGGAAGGACTAAACTGATCACCCTGAACGGGGTTCCAAAGGGTTGCAAAAAAATCATGGTTTTGTATACAAATGCGGTGAGAGGAGGAAAGTCAGAGAAAACTAATTGGGTTATGCACCAATATCACCTTGGGACAGAAGAAGATGAAAAGGAAGGAGAATATGTTATTTCTAAAGTGTTTTATAAAGAAGACCAGGATATACCTGAAGCCGCAGAAAGTAAGAATGCAACAGTTGCGAAAGTAGATCCAGTCACTCCCAAATCCACGACTCCTGAACCTCCTCGTAATGAAAGGCAAGATTCAGATCTAGGCCTGGATCTAGACCTAGGGCAAGAAGCACTTGCTTTTACTGAG ATGGATTGCTTAGATGAAATTCAAGCTGACTGTGAAGAATCTGCGAAAGCTAATCCACCAGTACTGGAGACACAAGAAAATGAAGGGATGGACAACAAGGAAACTAATGCTTATGAAGCACAACCGTGGTGGGATAGTGATTCACAGAATCTATTAGATTCACAACAACTCGTTGAAGCATTAACTCTCTGCGAAGATATATTTCACAGCCAATCTTCCAACAAAGACGATGAAAATGATAAGAACCAAACCGGTCTATCTGTGTATGCTCATCTAGGACCTGAGCATCTGAAGAAGGATATTGAGGAGTGTCAAAAGCTTGCTCCTGCAGGACCAGAGCATCAGAAGGATATTGAAGACGGCCAAAGTCTTGACATCGACCTTGCAAATATAGAGCGGGATACTCCTCCTGAGCATCGACTAAGTCAGCTG GAATTTGGTTCGCAGGACAGCTATACTTACTGGGGTTTTCAAGGCGTAAACTAA
- the LOC130981452 gene encoding uncharacterized protein LOC130981452 has translation MWWVFLGNGEWGVCDGYDYMEGPPMTFVFHHGGKFKQNEGGNLYYEPDHTEVLMGVEADTLDVFFVRGYYVKLGYAEARECWWKSPRVPLEYGLRRLAKDHDLVAMVKDCRRNFNLINLYFEHGVSEPCVVDEQEEYVPKIKPTQTKRHQSQPTKLPSQQKACPETTKASADGSRLSQPSNEIKEKYKPAKTRLAEKKIETDDSSYEASEDEDESDSDLEDNPLDDNDSDLNSWHSEDSGQELDSDEESPTVYPQYNDKAKFGDLKFEGLIPAVKEVMPMAQHRFCVWHLWRNFSKQWGSTKLKDLVWECARSRTRNEFERNMKRIKVINEQAWQYLEKWPKEAWTKAYFSENPKNDNICNNACESFNANIKHERTKPVLTLAEEVRRIIMKSMVDNKLKLSTYQGILPSVQQSRLEAMTKLSSHWAPQWCGDDKEELFEIHGWSTNMVVDMRKHTCTCRFWQLTGMPCMHAISAIQDKNGKRTEEYCHELLTMEAYKRTYCFNVNPVKGQDL, from the exons ATGTGGTGGGTTTTTCTGGGGAATGGGGAGTGGGGGGTTTGCGATGGTTATGATTAT ATGGAGGGTCCTCCGATGACATTTGTATTTCACCATGGTGGGAAGTTTAAACAGAATGAGGGTGGAAATTTGTACTATGAGCCGGATCACACAGAGGTGTTAATGGGAGTTGAAGCTGACACACTTGACGTGTTCTTTGTGAGGGGATACTATGTCAAACTGGGATATGCTGAGGCTAGAGAGTGTTGGTGGAAATCTCCAAGagttccccttgaatatgggctGAGGAGGCTAGCCAAAGATCATGATTTGGTTGCAATGGTGAAGGATTGCAGGAGGAACTTCAACTTGATCAACCTGTATTTCGAGCATGGTGTTTCAGAGCCATGTGTGGTTGATGAGCAGGAAGAATATGTGCCTAAAATTAAGCCAACCCAAACCAAGAGACATCAGTCTCAACCCACCAAGTTACCATCCCAGCAAAAAGCATGCCCTGAAACCACGAAGGCATCAGCTGATGGTAGCAGATTATCTCAGCCTTCAAA TGAGATTAAGGAGAAGTACAAGCCTGCTAAGACCAGATTAGCAGAGAAAAAAATAGAGACTGACGATTCAAGCTATGAAGCTTCTGAGGATGAGGATGAAAGTGACTCAG ACCTAGAGGATAATCCCCTTGATGACAATGATTCGGATCTCAACTCATGGCACTCGGAGGACTCAGGCCAGGAACTAGACTCTGATGAGGAATCACCAACCGTATATCCTCAGTATAATGACAAGGCAAAGTTCGGGGACCTCAAATTTGAG GGACTAATTCCTGCAGTGAAGGAAGTCATGCCCATGGCCCAGCACAGGTTCTGTGTGTGGCATCTGTGGCGGAATTTTTCAAAACAATGGGGTAGCACTAAGTTGAAAGACCTGGTCTGGGAGTGTGCTCGATCAAGGACACGTAATGAGTTCGAGAGGAACATGAAGAGAATAAAGGTCATCAACGAGCAGGCTTGGCAATATCTTGAAAAGTGGCCGAAGGAAGCTTGGACTAAGGCATACTTCAGTGAGAATCCTAAGAATGACAATATTTGCAACAATGCTTGCGAATCATTCAATGCTAATATAAAGCATGAGAGGACCAAGCCGGTTTTGACTTTGGCTGAAGAGGTGAGGAGAATAATCATGAAGAGCATGGTCGATAACAAACTGAAGTTGAGCACTTATCAAGGAATTTTACCCTCGGTTCAGCAAAGCAGACTAGAAGCCATGACAAAGTTATCTAGTCACTGGGCTCCCCAATGGTGCGGGGATGACAAAGAGGAGTTGTTTGAAATACATGGCTGGTCCACAAACATGGTGGTCGACATGAGAAAGCACACTTGCACCTGTCGATTCTGGCAACTCACAG GGATGCCATGTATGCATGCAATTTCAGCAATTCAAGACAAAAATGGTAAGAGAACTGAGGAGTATTGCCATGAGTTGTTGACAATGGAGGCGTATAAAAGGACATACTGTTTCAATGTTAACCCGGTTAAAGGACAAGATCTGTAG